One window of the Cuculus canorus isolate bCucCan1 chromosome 13, bCucCan1.pri, whole genome shotgun sequence genome contains the following:
- the NFAT5 gene encoding nuclear factor of activated T-cells 5 isoform X3 yields the protein MGGACSSFTTSSSPTIYSTSVTDSKAMQVESCSSAVGVSTRGVSDKQLTSNTVQQQQSTPKRHTVLYISPPPEDLLDNSRMSCQDEGCGLESEQSCSMWMEDSPSNFSNMSTSSYNDNTEVPRKSRKRNPKQRPGIKRRDCEESNMDIFDADSAKAPHYVLSQLSTDSKGNSKAGNGASENQKGAGGKKTPMLCGQYPTKGEGKELKIVVQPETQHRARYLTEGSRGSVKDRTQQGFPTVKLEGHNEPVVLQVFVGNDSGRVKPHGFYQACRVTGRNTTPCKEVDIEGTTVIEVGLDPSNNMTLAVDCVGILKLRNADVEARIGIAGSKKKSTRARLVFRVNITRKDGSTLTLQTPSSPILCTQPAGVPEILKKSLHSCSVKGEEEVFLIGKNFLKGTKVIFQENISDENSWKAEAEIDMELFHQNHLIVKVPPYHDQQITSAVSVGIYVVTNAGRSHDAQPFTYTPDTSGTLNVNVKKEISSPAQHCSFEEAIKAVKATGCNLEKVNILPSALITPLMPSSMIKKEDVAPMEVCAEKRSPPVFKASNVVGPTQQTLENSMSGISTSASHLPSENESQQQIQPKVYNPESLTTIQTQDISQPGSFSAVSTPGQLQNSDALLQQAAQFQTRESQTREVLQSDGTVVTLSQLTDASQQQQSTLSEPAQALQQQISSSIFSSASGVSQLQNTIQQLQAGNFPTNTATGSNRNVDLVQQVLEAQQQLSSVLFSGSDSNEDVQDQLNADIFQQVSHIQNSVNPGIFSSSDTAVHSRPENLLPGRAENVHSQPENALSNQQQQQQQQQQAMETSAAMVIGIQQNICQAATQMQSDLFSSTTSGNGALQQSPVYQQASHIMSGLSTNEDMQMQCELFSSSPGVSGSETTPTAQQQVSNNGPTMFQASNSADGEEASGQNKQMQSTVFQTMVQMQHSGESQSQVNLFSSTKNMMTVQASGTQQQGGGLFQQGGEIMSIQSGSFMQQSPHSQAQLFHSQNPIGDTQNISQETQGSIFHSPNSIVHNQASTNSSDQLQPPMFHSQNAMGVLQSSSVPQDQQSANMFLSQSSMNNPATQEEQMSFFTSPNSISPLQTATNTEQQTSFQQQTQISHIQSSMLPQEQPQTQPAQQGLFQSQVSLGSIQSSSIPQNQQGAIFQPQHSIVAIQSSPPSQEQQQQQQQNMMFSNQNAMSTIASQKQNIIFNPNQNPVTNQEQQGQSIFHPQTNIAPMNQEQQPMQFQSQTTVSSLQNPGSNQAEAQQPAIFHNSPQIQLVQGSPSSQEQQVTLFISSASMSALQNSMSQQELQQSPMFSSQNSMAGMQGTASPPQQQASLFHNTAGGAINQLQNSPASSQQTSGIFLFGIQNNCGQLLTSGPATLPDELMAISQPGQPQSEGQAAVPTLLSQQISETPPLPSAMATNQNIEKIDDLLVSLQNQGNNMTGSF from the exons atggGCGGTGCTTGCAGCTCCTTTACCACCTCTTCCAGTCCTACCATTTACTCTACCTCAGTCACCGACAGCAAGGCTATGCAAGTGgagagctgctcctcagccGTGGGGGTAAGTACCAGAGGGGTAAGTGACAAGCAGTTAACCAGTAACAcagtccagcagcagcagtcaaCGCCGAAGAGACACACAGTCCTGTACATCTCGCCACCACCTGAGGACTTGCTGGACAACAGTCGGATGTCCTGCCAGGATGAGGGGTGTGGATTGGAGTCAGAACAGAGCTGCAGTATGTGGATGGAGGATTCACCCTCCAACTTCAGTAACATGAGTACCAGTTCCTACAATGATAACACTGAGGTGCCACGTAAATCACGCAAACGAAATCCAAAGCAGAGGCCAGGGATCAAACGTCGAGATTGTGAAGAGTCCAACATGGATATATTTGATGCCGACAGTGCCAAAGCTCCTCACTATGTCCTTTCTCAGCTCAGCACGGACAGCAAAGGCAACTCAAAAGCAGGAAATGG AGCATCAGAGAACCAGAAAGGAGCTGGAGGGAAGAAGACCCCAATGTTGTGTGGTCAGTATCCGACTAAGGGTgaggggaaggagctgaagatAGTGGTACAGCCGGAAACCCAGCACAGGGCTCGTTACCTCACTGAAGGCAGCCGGGGCTCAGTGAAAGACCGGACCCAGCAAGGCTTTCCAACTGTAAAG CTGGAAGGTCACAACGAGCCAGTGGTGCTGCAGGTATTCGTGGGTAATGACTCCGGTCGAGTGAAACCGCATGGGTTCTACCAGGCCTGCAGAGTTACTGGGAGAAACACTACTCCCTGTAAAGAAGTGGATATAGAGGGGACTACTGTTATTGAGGTTGGACTGGACCCAAGCAACAACATGACACTGGC GGTTGATTGCGTGGGAATATTGAAGCTGAGAAATGCTGATGTTGAAGCTAGGATAGGGATTGCTGgctccaagaaaaaaagcacacgTGCTAGGCTGGTATTCCGTGTTAACATCACTCGCAAAGATGGTTCAACTTTGACTCTCCAGACACCTTCTTCCCCAATTTTGTGCA CTCAACCAGCAGGAGTTCCAGAGATCCTAAAGAAAAGTCTGCACAGTTGTTCAGTGAAGGGTGAAGAGGAAGTTTTTCTGATTGGCAAGAACTTTCTAAAGGGAACAAAAGTGATTTTCCAAGAGAATATTTCTG aTGAGAATTCTTGGAAGGCAGAAGCTGAAATAGACATGGAATTATTTCATCAG AATCACCTTATTGTGAAGGTGCCACCATATCACGACCAGCAAATAACCTCAGCTGTTTCTGTGGGAATATATGTGGTGACCAATGCTGGAAGATCGCACGACGCGCAACCATTTACATACACTCCAGATACAT CTGGTACTCTGAATGTTAACGTGAAGAAGGAAatctccagcccagcccaacATTGTTCTTTTGAAGAGGCTATAAAAG CAGTGAAGGCCACTGGTTGTAACCTGGAGAAGGTAAACATTCTTCCTAGTGCCTTGATAACTCCACTCATGCCAAGCAGTATGATTAAGAAAGAGGATGTGGCTCCAATGGAAGTATGTGCAGAAAAAAGATCTCCCCCTGTGTTCAAG GCTTCAAATGTGGTTGGACCAACTCAGCAAACATTGGAAAACAGTATGTCTGGCATATCAACTTCTGCTTCCCATTTaccttctgaaaatgaaagccaGCAACAAATACAGCCGAAGGTGTATAATCCAGAGTCACTAACTACGATCCAAACACAGGACATTTCCCAGCCTGGTAGCTTTTCAGCAGTCTCTACTCCGGGTCAGCTGCAGAACAGCGATGCATTGTTGCAGCAAGCAGCGCAGTTCCAAACAAGAGAATCCCAAACTAGGGAAGTCTTGCAATCAGATGGCACAGTAGTGACTTTGTCACAGTTGACTGATGCATCGCAACAACAGCAGTCTACACTCTCAGAACCAGCACAGGCACTGCAGCAACAGATCTCATCAAGTATTTTCTCATCGGCGAGTGGCGTGAGTCAGTTACAGAACACTATCCAGCAACTGCAAGCTGGAAATTTTCCAACTAACACTGCCACTGGCAGCAACAGAAATGTTGACTTGGTGCAACAGGTATTGGAAGCTCAACAGCAGTTATCTTCTGTTCTATTTTCTGGTTCAGACAGCAATGAGGATGTTCAAGATCAGCTAAATGCAGATATCTTTCAGCAAGTTAGCCACATACAAAATAGTGTCAATCCTGGGATTTTTTCCTCATCCGACACAGCTGTCCATTCCAGACCAGAGAACCTTTTGCCTGGACGAGCTGAAAATGTTCACTCGCAGCCTGAAAACGCGTTGTCCAAtcaacagcaacaacagcagcagcagcagcaggcgaTGGAGACTTCTGCAGCGATGGTGATAGGAATCCAACAAAACATTTGCCAAGCTGCAACTCAGATGCAGTCTGATCTGTTCTCTTCAACAACTTCAGGGAATGGAGCCCTCCAACAGTCACCTGTTTATCAGCAGGCTTCTCACATAATGAGTGGGTTGTCGACAAATGAAGACATGCAAATGCAGTGCGAATTGTTCTCTTCATCTCCTGGTGTTTCTGGAAGTGAGACTACTCCTACGGCACAGCAGCAGGTCTCCAACAACGGACCTACTATGTTTCAGGCGTCCAATTCTGCAGATGGAGAGGAAGCTTCAGGACAGAATAAACAGATGCAAAGTACCGTATTTCAGACCATGGTTCAAATGCAGCACAGCGGAGAAAGTCAGTCGCAAGTTAATCTCTTTTCATCTACCAAAAACATGATGACCGTTCAGGCAAGTGGAACCCAACAACAAGGAGGTGGGCTGTTCCAGCAAGGCGGAGAAATCATGTCTATTCAGTCAGGAAGCTTTATGCAGCAGTCTCCACATTCACAAGCTCAACTTTTTCACTCTCAGAATCCTATTGGTGACACTCAGAATATATCACAGGAAACACAAGGCTCTATTTTCCACAGCCCAAATTCCATTGTCCACAACCAGGCCAGTACCAATTCCTCAGACCAGCTGCAGCCTCCAATGTTCCATTCGCAGAATGCCATGGGTGTATTACAGAGCTCTTCAGTTCCTCAAGACCAGCAGTCTGCCAACATGTTCCTTTCCCAGAGTTCCATGAACAACCCTGCAACTCAGGAAGAACAGATGTCATTCTTTACAAGCCCAAAttccatttctcctcttcagaCAGCAACAAACACTGAACAGCAGACTTCTTTCCAGCAGCAGACACAGATCTCTCATATCCAGAGTTCCATGCTTCCCCAAGAACAGCCACAGACCCAGCCTGCTCAGCAAGGTTTGTTCCAGTCTCAAGTGTCGTTAGGCTCTATCCAGTCCAGTTCCATTCCCCAGAACCAACAGGGAGCTATCTTCCAGCCTCAGCATTCGATAGTTGCCATTCAGAGTAGTCCTCCATCgcaagaacagcagcaacagcaacagcagaacaTGATGTTCAGTAATCAAAATGCAATGAGTACAATTGCTTCTCAGAAGCAGAACATAATTTTCAATCCAAATCAAAACCCGGTTACCAATCAGGAGCAACAGGGCCAGTCCATTTTTCATCCACAGACTAACATCGCACCGATGaaccaggagcagcagcccaTGCAATTCCAGAGTCAGACGACAGTGTCTTCTCTTCAGAATCCTGGATCCAACCAGGCTGAAGCACAGCAGCCAGCCATCTTCCATAACTCACCCCAGATTCAGTTGGTCCAAGGGTCGCCAAGTTCGCAAGAGCAACAAGTCACTCTCTTCATCTCTTCAGCTTCCATGTCTGCCTTGCAGAACAGTATGAGccagcaagagctgcagcagtcGCCGATGTTCTCTTCTCAGAACAGCATGGCGGGAATGCAGGGAACTGCTTCTCCTCCGCAGCAGCAAGCGTCTCTGTTTCACAACACGGCGGGAGGTGCTATCAACCAGCTGCAGAATTCTCCTGCTTCGTCTCAGCAAACGTCAGGAATATTCCTGTTCGGCATTCAGAACA ACTGTGGGCAGCTGCTAACCTCTGGACCAGCTACGTTACCGGATGAGTTGATGGCCATCAGCCAGCCGGGTCAGCCACAGAGCGAGGGACAAGCAGCAGTGCCAACGCTGCTCTCCCAGCAGATATCGGAGACTCCTCCACTGCCTTCAGCTATGGCAACCAACCAGAATATTGAGAAAATTGATGATCTGCTTGTGTCATTGCAAAACCAGGGGAACAATATGACTGGCTCCTTTTAA